In a single window of the Drosophila subpulchrella strain 33 F10 #4 breed RU33 chromosome X, RU_Dsub_v1.1 Primary Assembly, whole genome shotgun sequence genome:
- the LOC119558223 gene encoding sphingosine kinase 1 has protein sequence MTANTATSEEHLLGNDGQPQEPSTPTSETEPTELSEIFFVDNSRRKQSIKIQVKLCPEGVYLRRETDEDDHINEQLIRIDDIIGSRYGPRLKKRARGGLNSCRNPNVSGQEAEPEPDSDNSAYLYIYAYLKKEKPLRRVQTLRILRFRSSNDYSVNLQTAEQWHHTIRKHKRGSGSTSPSDSGKQLLILLNPKSGSGKGRELFQKQVAPLLTEAEAQYDLQITTHPQYAKEFVRTRKDLLERYSGIVVASGDGLFYEVLNGLMERLDWRRACRELPLGIIPCGSGNGLAKSVAHHCNEPYEPKPILHATLTCIAGKSTPMDVVRVELAPRDKHFVMYSFLSVGWGLIADIDIESERLRSIGAQRFTLWAIKRLITLRTYKGRVSYLLPKNKKDQELPVEAAKEAREMAADEKRPSVRSSLPINASEFRDLPEDDEDILEGEQFADAISLDRSVYRQHADSWHSAMSRRTAYYSLGGPSLHSNRSRMSLSQRIEAANAEFAEKVPTGTIPGLQVPLQGTENWVCEDGDFVMVHAAYTTHLSSDVFFAPESRLDDGLIYLVIIRSGVSRHQLLNFMLSLNSGTHLPIGEDPFIKVVACRAFRIEPNTSDGILVVDGERVDYGPIQAEVMPGLINVMTTSGQ, from the coding sequence ATGACGGCCAACACAGCCACGTCGGAGGAACATCTGCTGGGAAATGATGGCCAGCCCCAGGAGCCCTCCACGCCCACCTCGGAAACGGAACCCACCGAACTGAGCGAGATCTTCTTCGTGGACAACAGTCGCCGCAAGCAGAGCATCAAGATCCAGGTGAAACTCTGCCCCGAGGGCGTTTACCTGCGCCGCGAGACCGACGAAGATGATCACATCAACGAGCAACTGATCAGGATCGATGATATCATAGGCTCTCGCTACGGACCGCGCTTAAAGAAACGGGCTCGTGGTGGCCTGAACTCCTGTCGAAACCCCAATGTTTCGGGCCAGGAGGCGGAACCCGAACCGGATAGCGATAATAGCGCCTATCTGTATATCTATGCCTATCTAAAGAAGGAGAAACCCCTGAGGCGGGTCCAAACTCTTAGAATTCTACGCTTTCGATCGAGCAATGACTATTCGGTCAATCTCCAGACCGCCGAACAATGGCATCATACAATACGTAAGCATAAGCGTGGAAGTGGCAGTACTTCCCCCAGCGATTCGGGCAAACAATTGCTCATCCTACTCAATCCCAAATCCGGTTCGGGCAAGGGTCGTGAGCTTTTCCAGAAACAGGTGGCACCTCTGCTAACGGAAGCGGAGGCCCAATACGATCTGCAGATCACCACACATCCCCAGTATGCCAAGGAGTTTGTGAGGACCAGGAAGGATCTGCTGGAACGCTATTCTGGCATTGTGGTGGCCTCTGGCGATGGTTTGTTCTATGAAGTTCTCAATGGATTGATGGAACGCTTGGATTGGCGCAGAGCCTGCCGGGAGTTACCACTCGGCATCATACCCTGTGGCTCTGGAAATGGTTTGGCCAAAAGTGTGGCCCATCACTGCAACGAACCCTACGAACCCAAGCCCATTCTGCATGCCACCCTCACTTGCATAGCTGGCAAAAGTACACCCATGGATGTGGTCCGAGTGGAACTGGCTCCACGGGATAAACACTTTGTGATGTACTCCTTTTTGTCAGTGGGTTGGGGTCTTATAGCCGATATCGATATAGAAAGTGAGCGCCTCAGATCGATAGGAGCGCAAAGATTCACACTTTGGGCCATCAAGAGATTGATTACGTTGAGAACCTACAAGGGCAGGGTGTCCTATCTATTGCCCAAGAACAAAAAGGATCAGGAACTGCCCGTGGAGGCGGCCAAGGAGGCTCGAGAGATGGCCGCGGATGAGAAGAGACCATCGGTGCGTTCTTCTCTGCCCATAAACGCTAGTGAATTTCGTGATTTACCCGAGGATGATGAGGATATTCTCGAGGGAGAACAGTTTGCCGATGCCATATCCCTGGATCGTTCGGTCTATCGCCAACATGCGGACAGCTGGCACTCGGCCATGTCCCGGAGAACGGCCTACTACTCCCTCGGCGGACCCAGTCTGCACTCCAATCGCAGCCGGATGAGCCTGAGCCAGCGAATCGAGGCGGCCAATGCGGAGTTCGCGGAGAAGGTGCCAACGGGAACGATTCCGGGTTTGCAGGTGCCACTGCAGGGCACCGAGAACTGGGTCTGCGAGGATGGGGACTTTGTGATGGTCCATGCCGCCTACACCACCCATCTCTCCTCCGACGTGTTCTTCGCCCCGGAATCCCGTCTAGACGATGGCCTCATCTACCTGGTGATCATCCGCAGTGGCGTGAGTCGCCATCAGCTGCTCAACTTTATGCTCAGCCTGAACTCGGGCACCCATCTGCCCATCGGCGAGGATCCCTTCatcaaggtggtggcctgccGGGCATTCCGCATCGAGCCGAACACCTCCGATGGCATCCTGGTGGTCGACGGCGAACGGGTGGACTACGGACCCATCCAGGCGGAGGTGATGCCCGGCCTGATCAACGTGATGACCACCAGTGGTCAGTAG
- the LOC119557016 gene encoding serine/arginine repetitive matrix protein 1 isoform X2 — protein MDIFDIVKAAPPPQTINPVDRKISTPSPIPPDSPYNSDILDGGNLSNDDDLDKEPTLDESTFKITSQKSDEIDQESEISPFKMPKAIKKFEEDIIDLKGSSDEEQDEPSFRKPKKSEESNKATTNKKSAGSAQSYPLKPHKKRPAEPLSDDEDSEEEDQQMTTMPTKTKAQQKMFSDQPPGKINFDRQCEVRVRRLAQHEIDSAFKSVANSTFAHETDWSRSRSRPGGSKGRARPKKSKPSPPKKQKSPPQTNFHIKVPLQNGAKKRALNQLVRTHTPPPNLSRRGAMKEQPKSPEKPKPKSKLSSNPIRGRNASQELINRFGARFFGCVVKIKRTPWPEQWPECSPRPIGGSRKGRNRKSNLSVSFSEAVEILGSPEGPSRRSTFGSFSSRSTPKPTRLQRVDATGNVLEDIALTSTPLYSPSAGPSTSGGSRTKGKRRSCNGSPMGARLKRPHQRLPLSSLASLRLDDGPNSGEDEEYIVPNELPGLKRTGTPPLKKKKISFTTTISDDEDEKPVPKKLKDNLKKQPKHHKESGNKKTDKASKDKEKADKSHKEKEKKQEKKDKKNEIAKGKLTPATEVKAAEKPEIKTPEEETPSKERENKAEEAATNELERDGEAQEKSVDAAEGDPDESVEDKAEEKVEDKLEENIEDKAEENPEVAQEEDQQEDTEMELGENAGKTSEIVHESSQKPTGEENIEEDVEQAEEFRELPTPPQLPSTTEENQDDILEIQTSLDDVRQLHTPSSRLSTPKPRSRLDSGESDCSFKSASDHGKPPVGPPAGDVIQEEENPAGSVEEQLAEPMTDDTLDPAELPAELMTPPSAPRTTNGGDPTSGSSASAPYYSPIDSMPTLDDEVLGQLVDYK, from the exons ATGGACATTTTTGATATAGTAAAAGCGGCGCCGCCGCCGCAAACGATAAATCCGGTGGATAGAAAGATCTCCACCCCCTCGCCGATACCGCCAGATTCTCCATACAACTCAG ACATCCTAGACGGCGGAAACCTTTCGAACGACGACGATTTGGACAAGGAGCCGACGCTCGACGAGTCAACCTTTAAAATAACCAGTCAGAAGTCAGACGAAATTGATCAGGAATCAGAGATATCTCCCTTCAAAATGCCGAAAGCTATAAAGAAATTTGAAGAAGATATTATCGACTTGAAGGGTTCTTCCGATGAGGAGCAAGATGAACCTTCGTTTAGAAAACCCAAAAAGAGCGAAGAGTCCAACAAGGCCACTACAAACAAGAAATCCGCTGGGTCAGCACAATCGTATCCATTGAAACCCCATAAGAAAAGACCCGCCGAGCCTCTGTCGGATGACGAGGACTCGGAGGAGGAGGATCAGCAGATGACCACCATGCCCACCAAAACCAAGGCGCAGCAGAAAATGTTCAGCGACCAGCCGCCGGGCAAGATTAACTTCGATCGGCAGTGTGAGGTGCGAGTGCGTCGCTTGGCCCAGCATGAAATCGATTCGGCCTTCAAATCGGTGGCCAATTCAACTTTTGCCCATGAGACCGACTGGTCTCGCTCTCGTTCCCGCCCAGGCGGCAGCAAGGGGCGTGCCAGGCCCAAGAAGAGCAAGCCATCGCCGCCCAAGAAACAAAAGTCGCCGCCACAGACCAATTTCCACATCAAGGTTCCTCTGCAGAACGGCGCCAAGAAGCGGGCTCTCAATCAGTTGGTGCGCACACACACGCCCCCACCAAATTTGTCCAGAAGGGGTGCGATGAAGGAGCAGCCCAAGTCGCCCGAAAAGCCCAAGCCGAAGTCCAAGTTGTCGAGCAATCCGATTAGGGGCCGTAATGCCAGCCAGGAATTGATCAATCGTTTCGGTGCCCGTTTCTTTGGCTGCGTGGTCAAGATCAAGCGGACGCCCTGGCCCGAGCAGTGGCCGGAGTGCAGCCCACGCCCCATTGGCGGCTCGAGGAAGGGACGTAACCGGAAGTCCAATCTATCGGTGTCCTTCAGCGAGGCCGTCGAGATCCTGGGCAGCCCAGAGGGGCCCTCGCGCCGATCTACTTTCGGTTCGTTTTCATCGAGGTCGACGCCCAAGCCAACACGCCTGCAGCGCGTGGATGCCACCGGCAATGTGCTGGAGGACATAGCACTGACCTCCACGCCGCTCTACTCGCCATCCGCTGGCCCATCGACTTCTGGAGGATCCCGCACGAAGGGAAAGCGCCGCTCCTGCAACGGATCACCGATGGGCGCTCGGCTCAAGCGCCCGCACCAGCGTCTGCCGCTCTCCAGTTTGGCCAGCCTGCGACTGGACGACGGCCCGAACTCCGGCGAGGATGAGGAGTACATAG TGCCCAACGAGCTGCCGGGATTAAAGAGAACTGGAACGCCTCCTCtcaagaaaaagaaaatatccTTTACCACGACCATCAGTGACGATGAGGATGAAAAGCCGGTTCCAAAAAAGCTGAAGGATAATCTAAAAAAGCAGCCAAAACACCACAAAGAGAGCGGTAATAAAAAGACGGATAAAGCCTCCAAGGATAAGGAAAAGGCTGACAAATCGCACAAGGAAAAGGAGAAAAAACAGGAAAAGAAGGATAAGAAAAATGAGATTGCAAAGGGAAAACTTACTCCAGCCACAGAAGTAAAAGCCGCCGAAAAGCCGGAAATCAAGACACCAGAAGAGGAAACGCCATCAAAAGAGCGCGAAAACAAAGCAGAGGAAGCTGCTACAAATGAATTAGAAAGAGACGGAGAAGCACAGGAAAAATCTGTAGATGCAGCAGAGGGAGATCCAGATGAAAGTGTCGAAGACAAAGCTGAGGAAAAAGTCGAAGACAAACTAGAGGAAAACATAGAAGACAAAGCGGAGGAAAATCCAGAAGTTGCTCAAGAAGAAGATCAGCAGGAGGACACCGAAATGGAATTGGGTGAAAACGCGGGGAAAACTTCCGAAATTGTCCATGAATCTTCACAAAAACCCACAGGCGAGGAAAATATTGAGGAGGATGTAGAGCAGGCTGAGGAGTTTAGGGAATTGCCAACCCCGCCCCAGCTGCCGTCCACCACTGAGGAGAACCAAGACGATATTCTGGAGATCCAGACGTCCTTGGACGACGTCCGTCAGTTGCACACTCCCTCATCCCGCCTCAGTACACCCAAGCCGCGCAGCCGCCTAGACTCTGGCGAATCCGATTGCAGCTTCAAGTCCGCCAGCGATCACGGCAAGCCGCCAGTTGGACCCCCCGCAGGAGATGTCATCCAGGAGGAGGAAAATCCAGCGGGATCCGTTGAGGAACAACTAGCAGAGCCCATGACAGATGATACCCTCGATCCCGCCGAGCTTCCCGCGGAGCTGATGACCCCGCCCTCGGCCCCTAGGACCACGAACGGCGGCGATCCCACCAGCGGATCCAGTGCGTCGGCGCCATACTACTCTCCCATTGATTCCATGCCCACGTTGGATGACGAGGTTCTTGGCCAGCTTGTCG ATTACAAGTAG
- the LOC119557016 gene encoding serine/arginine repetitive matrix protein 1 isoform X1 encodes MDIFDIVKAAPPPQTINPVDRKISTPSPIPPDSPYNSDILDGGNLSNDDDLDKEPTLDESTFKITSQKSDEIDQESEISPFKMPKAIKKFEEDIIDLKGSSDEEQDEPSFRKPKKSEESNKATTNKKSAGSAQSYPLKPHKKRPAEPLSDDEDSEEEDQQMTTMPTKTKAQQKMFSDQPPGKINFDRQCEVRVRRLAQHEIDSAFKSVANSTFAHETDWSRSRSRPGGSKGRARPKKSKPSPPKKQKSPPQTNFHIKVPLQNGAKKRALNQLVRTHTPPPNLSRRGAMKEQPKSPEKPKPKSKLSSNPIRGRNASQELINRFGARFFGCVVKIKRTPWPEQWPECSPRPIGGSRKGRNRKSNLSVSFSEAVEILGSPEGPSRRSTFGSFSSRSTPKPTRLQRVDATGNVLEDIALTSTPLYSPSAGPSTSGGSRTKGKRRSCNGSPMGARLKRPHQRLPLSSLASLRLDDGPNSGEDEEYIVPNELPGLKRTGTPPLKKKKISFTTTISDDEDEKPVPKKLKDNLKKQPKHHKESGNKKTDKASKDKEKADKSHKEKEKKQEKKDKKNEIAKGKLTPATEVKAAEKPEIKTPEEETPSKERENKAEEAATNELERDGEAQEKSVDAAEGDPDESVEDKAEEKVEDKLEENIEDKAEENPEVAQEEDQQEDTEMELGENAGKTSEIVHESSQKPTGEENIEEDVEQAEEFRELPTPPQLPSTTEENQDDILEIQTSLDDVRQLHTPSSRLSTPKPRSRLDSGESDCSFKSASDHGKPPVGPPAGDVIQEEENPAGSVEEQLAEPMTDDTLDPAELPAELMTPPSAPRTTNGGDPTSGSSASAPYYSPIDSMPTLDDEVLGQLVEPDFQLNSSRHAISRGTLDDIMTALES; translated from the exons ATGGACATTTTTGATATAGTAAAAGCGGCGCCGCCGCCGCAAACGATAAATCCGGTGGATAGAAAGATCTCCACCCCCTCGCCGATACCGCCAGATTCTCCATACAACTCAG ACATCCTAGACGGCGGAAACCTTTCGAACGACGACGATTTGGACAAGGAGCCGACGCTCGACGAGTCAACCTTTAAAATAACCAGTCAGAAGTCAGACGAAATTGATCAGGAATCAGAGATATCTCCCTTCAAAATGCCGAAAGCTATAAAGAAATTTGAAGAAGATATTATCGACTTGAAGGGTTCTTCCGATGAGGAGCAAGATGAACCTTCGTTTAGAAAACCCAAAAAGAGCGAAGAGTCCAACAAGGCCACTACAAACAAGAAATCCGCTGGGTCAGCACAATCGTATCCATTGAAACCCCATAAGAAAAGACCCGCCGAGCCTCTGTCGGATGACGAGGACTCGGAGGAGGAGGATCAGCAGATGACCACCATGCCCACCAAAACCAAGGCGCAGCAGAAAATGTTCAGCGACCAGCCGCCGGGCAAGATTAACTTCGATCGGCAGTGTGAGGTGCGAGTGCGTCGCTTGGCCCAGCATGAAATCGATTCGGCCTTCAAATCGGTGGCCAATTCAACTTTTGCCCATGAGACCGACTGGTCTCGCTCTCGTTCCCGCCCAGGCGGCAGCAAGGGGCGTGCCAGGCCCAAGAAGAGCAAGCCATCGCCGCCCAAGAAACAAAAGTCGCCGCCACAGACCAATTTCCACATCAAGGTTCCTCTGCAGAACGGCGCCAAGAAGCGGGCTCTCAATCAGTTGGTGCGCACACACACGCCCCCACCAAATTTGTCCAGAAGGGGTGCGATGAAGGAGCAGCCCAAGTCGCCCGAAAAGCCCAAGCCGAAGTCCAAGTTGTCGAGCAATCCGATTAGGGGCCGTAATGCCAGCCAGGAATTGATCAATCGTTTCGGTGCCCGTTTCTTTGGCTGCGTGGTCAAGATCAAGCGGACGCCCTGGCCCGAGCAGTGGCCGGAGTGCAGCCCACGCCCCATTGGCGGCTCGAGGAAGGGACGTAACCGGAAGTCCAATCTATCGGTGTCCTTCAGCGAGGCCGTCGAGATCCTGGGCAGCCCAGAGGGGCCCTCGCGCCGATCTACTTTCGGTTCGTTTTCATCGAGGTCGACGCCCAAGCCAACACGCCTGCAGCGCGTGGATGCCACCGGCAATGTGCTGGAGGACATAGCACTGACCTCCACGCCGCTCTACTCGCCATCCGCTGGCCCATCGACTTCTGGAGGATCCCGCACGAAGGGAAAGCGCCGCTCCTGCAACGGATCACCGATGGGCGCTCGGCTCAAGCGCCCGCACCAGCGTCTGCCGCTCTCCAGTTTGGCCAGCCTGCGACTGGACGACGGCCCGAACTCCGGCGAGGATGAGGAGTACATAG TGCCCAACGAGCTGCCGGGATTAAAGAGAACTGGAACGCCTCCTCtcaagaaaaagaaaatatccTTTACCACGACCATCAGTGACGATGAGGATGAAAAGCCGGTTCCAAAAAAGCTGAAGGATAATCTAAAAAAGCAGCCAAAACACCACAAAGAGAGCGGTAATAAAAAGACGGATAAAGCCTCCAAGGATAAGGAAAAGGCTGACAAATCGCACAAGGAAAAGGAGAAAAAACAGGAAAAGAAGGATAAGAAAAATGAGATTGCAAAGGGAAAACTTACTCCAGCCACAGAAGTAAAAGCCGCCGAAAAGCCGGAAATCAAGACACCAGAAGAGGAAACGCCATCAAAAGAGCGCGAAAACAAAGCAGAGGAAGCTGCTACAAATGAATTAGAAAGAGACGGAGAAGCACAGGAAAAATCTGTAGATGCAGCAGAGGGAGATCCAGATGAAAGTGTCGAAGACAAAGCTGAGGAAAAAGTCGAAGACAAACTAGAGGAAAACATAGAAGACAAAGCGGAGGAAAATCCAGAAGTTGCTCAAGAAGAAGATCAGCAGGAGGACACCGAAATGGAATTGGGTGAAAACGCGGGGAAAACTTCCGAAATTGTCCATGAATCTTCACAAAAACCCACAGGCGAGGAAAATATTGAGGAGGATGTAGAGCAGGCTGAGGAGTTTAGGGAATTGCCAACCCCGCCCCAGCTGCCGTCCACCACTGAGGAGAACCAAGACGATATTCTGGAGATCCAGACGTCCTTGGACGACGTCCGTCAGTTGCACACTCCCTCATCCCGCCTCAGTACACCCAAGCCGCGCAGCCGCCTAGACTCTGGCGAATCCGATTGCAGCTTCAAGTCCGCCAGCGATCACGGCAAGCCGCCAGTTGGACCCCCCGCAGGAGATGTCATCCAGGAGGAGGAAAATCCAGCGGGATCCGTTGAGGAACAACTAGCAGAGCCCATGACAGATGATACCCTCGATCCCGCCGAGCTTCCCGCGGAGCTGATGACCCCGCCCTCGGCCCCTAGGACCACGAACGGCGGCGATCCCACCAGCGGATCCAGTGCGTCGGCGCCATACTACTCTCCCATTGATTCCATGCCCACGTTGGATGACGAGGTTCTTGGCCAGCTTGTCG AACCCGACTTCCAGTTAAACTCCAGCCGCCATGCGATTTCCAGGGGAACACTGGACGACATAATGACTGCGTTAGAATCCTAA